One part of the Enterococcus sp. DIV1094 genome encodes these proteins:
- a CDS encoding MurR/RpiR family transcriptional regulator, whose product MANIYYCNRLFPNSNLRSEDEQIIESMIERVKNKKNSEIKTIAEENFTSQSSISRLAKRAGFNNYKELIFFLKTEFSIVEKKQETPLPFVQTLQDWDVIDHYFEKAFESKKIYLFGEGFCQFLVDYTYRKLLLKKVYAIDLEGVEISLVSDETPHTLIIFSQSGENKRGLIKMKECKNYGGNVIAITATKNSSYAKQSDLSFIVDRENTGVDYENQTLNYFFGNTLNLMEFLIHRYT is encoded by the coding sequence ATGGCGAATATTTATTACTGTAATCGTTTATTTCCCAATAGCAATTTACGAAGTGAAGATGAACAAATCATCGAAAGTATGATCGAGCGAGTGAAAAACAAAAAAAACAGTGAAATAAAAACAATTGCCGAAGAAAATTTTACCTCCCAATCATCCATTAGCCGTTTAGCAAAACGAGCGGGTTTCAATAATTACAAAGAACTGATCTTTTTCTTAAAAACTGAATTTTCTATCGTTGAAAAAAAGCAAGAAACGCCATTACCTTTTGTTCAGACACTTCAAGATTGGGATGTCATCGACCATTACTTCGAAAAAGCTTTCGAGTCAAAAAAAATTTACTTATTTGGAGAAGGTTTCTGTCAATTTTTAGTTGACTATACGTATAGAAAATTACTGCTGAAAAAAGTTTATGCCATTGATCTTGAAGGAGTAGAAATCAGCCTCGTTTCGGACGAAACACCACATACTCTGATTATCTTTTCCCAATCTGGAGAGAACAAACGAGGATTGATCAAAATGAAAGAATGTAAAAATTATGGTGGAAATGTTATTGCAATAACCGCCACAAAGAATAGCAGTTATGCGAAACAGAGTGACTTATCTTTTATTGTGGATCGTGAAAACACGGGCGTTGATTATGAAAATCAAACTCTGAACTACTTTTTTGGAAATACTTTAAATTTAATGGAGTTCTTGATCCATCGCTACACATAA
- a CDS encoding PTS sugar transporter subunit IIC has product MQKFNDLLDRSLVPIATRLNNQRHIAAVRDAFMLIFPLTISSSLVILVNNILFSKDSFIVQLFQLSRIFPNLESAQQVLASVANGTINIMSLFIAFLVAQLLAKHFEADATLVGLTSVACFMIFYPTSFSVDEMNVISTQYLGAQGLFVAMIVACLVGEFLPKLFKVKKLQIKMPELVPPAVSRSFSGMIPIIIIVAMAALINFFVLMIAPEGINELIYAGIQTPLRDLGGNVVGVLLLAFIQTLLFSIGIHGPNTLNAVRSAIFTEQDLANLQFINDGGSLWDVPFKETWGILNDMFANMGGTGMTLGLIIAIFIASRRPEHREIAKLSFVPGIFQINEPMIFGLPIVLNPIMIIPFVLTPMVNILVGYFVTVVWPIMPSPAIGLPWTTPGIINLFLGTGGNIMGIVIGILCLAISILIYLPFVIASNRAQRTE; this is encoded by the coding sequence ATGCAAAAATTTAATGATTTATTAGATCGAAGTCTTGTTCCGATTGCAACACGGTTAAACAACCAGCGACACATTGCAGCCGTACGAGATGCATTTATGCTTATTTTTCCATTGACGATTTCTTCATCATTAGTGATTTTAGTCAATAATATTTTATTTTCAAAAGATAGCTTTATCGTGCAATTATTTCAACTTTCACGTATCTTTCCAAATTTAGAAAGTGCGCAACAAGTCCTTGCTTCTGTAGCCAACGGAACGATCAACATCATGAGCTTGTTTATTGCGTTTTTAGTCGCTCAGCTTTTGGCGAAGCACTTTGAAGCGGATGCCACCTTAGTTGGATTAACGAGTGTCGCTTGCTTTATGATCTTCTATCCTACTTCTTTTTCGGTCGACGAAATGAACGTTATCAGCACCCAATATTTAGGGGCTCAAGGTTTGTTTGTGGCGATGATTGTCGCTTGCTTAGTTGGAGAATTCTTACCGAAATTATTCAAAGTCAAAAAATTACAAATCAAGATGCCAGAACTTGTTCCACCAGCTGTTTCTCGTTCTTTTTCTGGTATGATTCCGATCATCATCATCGTTGCTATGGCAGCTTTGATCAATTTCTTCGTCTTGATGATTGCACCAGAAGGGATCAACGAGTTGATTTATGCCGGTATTCAGACGCCTTTGCGCGATCTAGGTGGAAATGTGGTTGGCGTACTCCTTTTAGCGTTTATTCAAACGCTGCTATTTTCTATCGGTATCCATGGTCCAAACACGTTGAATGCTGTTCGTTCAGCGATCTTTACCGAACAAGACTTAGCCAATCTACAATTTATCAATGATGGCGGTTCACTGTGGGACGTCCCTTTCAAAGAAACTTGGGGCATCTTGAACGATATGTTTGCGAATATGGGTGGTACTGGTATGACCCTAGGCTTGATCATTGCGATTTTTATTGCGTCAAGAAGACCCGAACATCGAGAAATTGCCAAACTGTCTTTCGTACCAGGTATTTTCCAAATCAATGAACCAATGATCTTTGGTTTACCGATCGTCTTGAATCCAATCATGATCATTCCTTTTGTTCTAACACCAATGGTCAATATTCTTGTTGGTTATTTCGTTACAGTAGTATGGCCGATCATGCCCTCACCGGCGATTGGTTTACCGTGGACCACACCCGGAATCATCAATTTGTTTTTAGGAACGGGTGGTAACATCATGGGGATCGTTATCGGGATTCTATGTTTAGCCATCTCCATTTTGATCTATCTACCTTTTGTCATTGCTTCGAACCGCGCACAGCGTACAGAATAA
- a CDS encoding MazG nucleotide pyrophosphohydrolase domain-containing protein — translation MNIKDYNKWVVEFYKKRNWYDYDPFIRIGFLTEEVGEVSRAVRSLEIGRDRPDESVQTTEFYKENLMEELGDVLDNVLILADKYGLTFEEIIHHHQQKLENRFSE, via the coding sequence ATGAACATCAAAGATTATAATAAATGGGTAGTTGAATTTTATAAAAAAAGAAATTGGTACGACTATGATCCATTTATCCGTATCGGCTTTTTAACAGAAGAAGTTGGCGAAGTATCAAGAGCGGTTCGAAGCCTCGAAATCGGCAGAGATCGCCCGGATGAGTCTGTACAAACAACCGAATTTTACAAAGAAAATCTGATGGAGGAATTGGGCGATGTGCTGGATAATGTGCTGATTCTTGCTGATAAATATGGACTGACCTTTGAAGAAATCATTCATCACCATCAACAGAAATTAGAGAATCGATTTAGTGAATAG
- a CDS encoding MurR/RpiR family transcriptional regulator — MAIFENLSLNKLSSVEQEIYRFIVNNLEKIPYMRVRDIATDAHVSSTSVFRFIQKVGFDSFPEFRFYIKNHLEKAHYETDEKQVKLEERIGQLNMTIFHPDIEYQIKKMAKTLQQADFILFMGMGASGALAQYVARKLANIGYFCISLDELTYPIRSFLRKDQKNALVFLSVSGETKELIEVISGLAHADSVHKYCITAHKESSLAQLCDYSIDYAIKEERKDIFLDLTSQLPAMAILETLIGYLEESTCQ; from the coding sequence ATGGCTATCTTTGAAAATCTCAGCTTAAATAAATTGTCTTCTGTCGAACAAGAGATTTATCGATTTATCGTTAATAACCTCGAGAAAATACCTTATATGCGGGTACGAGACATCGCGACAGATGCGCATGTTTCTTCGACCTCAGTCTTTCGCTTTATCCAAAAAGTTGGCTTTGATTCATTTCCGGAGTTTCGTTTTTATATCAAAAATCATTTAGAAAAAGCCCACTATGAAACAGATGAAAAACAAGTCAAGCTAGAGGAACGAATCGGTCAGTTGAACATGACGATTTTTCATCCCGACATTGAATATCAAATCAAAAAAATGGCAAAAACATTGCAGCAAGCGGATTTTATTCTGTTTATGGGCATGGGGGCTTCAGGGGCATTAGCACAATATGTCGCACGAAAATTAGCAAATATTGGTTATTTTTGTATCAGTTTAGATGAACTGACTTATCCCATTCGTAGTTTTTTGCGTAAGGATCAAAAAAATGCATTGGTCTTTTTGAGTGTTTCAGGTGAAACAAAAGAACTGATCGAAGTCATTTCAGGATTAGCTCATGCTGATAGTGTGCATAAATATTGTATTACTGCGCATAAGGAAAGTTCATTGGCACAGTTATGTGATTATTCGATCGACTATGCCATTAAAGAAGAACGCAAAGATATCTTTCTTGATTTGACTAGCCAACTGCCTGCCATGGCGATTCTTGAAACACTGATCGGTTACCTAGAGGAATCAACCTGCCAATAG
- a CDS encoding carbohydrate deacetylase — MKKIIINADDFGYSPAVNLGIIEAFQNGVLTSTTLMANMPGSDEAIQLAKKHAGLGVGGHLVLTCGKPMLSSNSLIDEQGNFFNLNEYQEKRNEMEDAEIFEEWCAQIDYLLNNGVNLTHLDSHHHVHTFRENYEITTKIAEKYQLCFRNAFGLEEQLALPCQKAITGFLDLMDHQEIRNLDATFASRKKECLAEIQGVLNQVEEGQVTELMVHPAYVDEILYFHSSFNVQRVKEVAILCSTELKQVLETQDFTMYHYGNIQS; from the coding sequence ATGAAAAAAATTATTATCAACGCCGATGATTTTGGTTACTCGCCAGCGGTGAACTTGGGTATTATTGAAGCTTTTCAAAATGGCGTACTAACTTCCACTACCTTGATGGCCAACATGCCTGGTAGCGATGAAGCGATTCAATTAGCCAAGAAGCATGCTGGGCTTGGTGTGGGTGGGCATCTTGTGTTAACTTGCGGAAAACCTATGCTTTCAAGTAACTCTCTTATTGATGAGCAAGGAAACTTTTTTAATTTGAACGAATACCAAGAGAAGCGAAATGAAATGGAGGATGCGGAAATATTCGAGGAATGGTGTGCACAAATCGACTATCTTCTGAATAACGGCGTGAACTTGACCCATTTGGATAGCCATCACCATGTGCATACGTTTCGTGAGAACTACGAAATTACAACAAAAATTGCAGAGAAATATCAATTGTGTTTTAGAAACGCATTTGGACTGGAAGAACAGCTAGCACTTCCTTGTCAAAAAGCAATCACTGGCTTTTTGGACTTAATGGATCATCAAGAAATCCGAAATTTAGACGCTACCTTTGCCTCGAGAAAGAAAGAATGCCTAGCTGAGATACAAGGCGTTTTAAATCAAGTTGAAGAAGGACAAGTAACAGAGCTGATGGTCCACCCAGCTTATGTGGACGAGATCCTTTATTTTCATTCTTCTTTCAATGTGCAACGAGTGAAGGAAGTGGCGATTCTCTGCTCAACTGAGTTAAAGCAGGTATTAGAGACACAAGATTTTACCATGTATCACTATGGCAACATCCAGTCTTGA
- a CDS encoding RICIN domain-containing protein: MFHRKSGSINRYRKVFSAQWTKETVEGYTRLVNRWKPNQVIHTENDLGYLEASAIHSGAWKSQWSLK; encoded by the coding sequence ATGTTCCACCGAAAATCAGGGAGTATAAATAGATATAGGAAAGTATTCAGCGCACAGTGGACAAAAGAAACAGTAGAAGGCTATACACGACTCGTCAATCGTTGGAAACCAAACCAAGTCATTCACACAGAAAATGATTTAGGCTATTTAGAAGCTAGTGCGATTCATTCTGGCGCATGGAAAAGCCAATGGTCACTAAAGTAA
- a CDS encoding PTS transporter subunit EIIC produces MREKFMKSASIFSKAIIQPVMFMAVTGIILSVCAILSLEMMPTFSKNVGNFVYSILSGGMIGQLSAIFCVGIAAALAKPKYKTDAAILGIITYLLFLYANNAWLTVTNTLAEAGDQGLYGTGQGMVFGIQVTDMGVFLGILLGVFVGFMVNRFGEIKLHKYLSPYSGTKSVYILILFATILFAMGITYIWPIINHLVEAVVGTTTTAGALGFFFYGFLNRMLLPLGLHHFLWMPLFYTPLGGTAEIAGEMYNGAFNIWLAELGNASQITSMHPSIGYLANFGSISLPIGIAFALWKTAKPENKKKVAGILIPTVTTAFLAGVTEPLEFLFLFLSPVLWFAHSVVYGLSMLITNLVGISIQFDTGINMIINSFAFPAHLGRQYLIPLVFIVTAALEYFVFKTLIVKLDIPTLGREKSEDVEESSEEGDVEQTMDLPVVANTFDPQIQYIVAGLGGPENIASMMNCYTRLRVDVKDETKVDMAILNNKVKSSGIVDKGKHIQIVIGMGVEKEREKVEDYLNYLTTTQAQ; encoded by the coding sequence ATGCGGGAAAAGTTTATGAAATCAGCAAGTATATTTTCAAAAGCAATTATCCAACCAGTCATGTTTATGGCTGTCACAGGTATCATCCTTTCGGTCTGTGCCATTCTTAGTCTGGAGATGATGCCGACGTTCTCAAAAAATGTGGGCAATTTTGTTTATAGTATTTTGTCCGGAGGGATGATTGGTCAGTTAAGTGCCATCTTCTGTGTGGGCATAGCAGCGGCTTTGGCAAAACCAAAATACAAAACAGATGCGGCGATTTTAGGGATCATCACTTACTTATTGTTTCTTTATGCAAACAATGCTTGGCTGACAGTGACCAATACATTAGCTGAGGCGGGGGATCAAGGGTTATACGGAACCGGACAAGGAATGGTGTTTGGTATTCAAGTCACAGATATGGGCGTTTTTCTAGGGATTCTTCTTGGCGTTTTTGTTGGCTTTATGGTGAATCGATTTGGCGAGATCAAACTACATAAATATCTTTCGCCTTATTCAGGTACAAAGTCAGTCTATATCTTGATTCTCTTTGCGACGATCTTATTTGCAATGGGTATCACTTACATTTGGCCGATCATCAATCATCTGGTTGAGGCAGTGGTAGGCACAACGACTACCGCGGGTGCTCTTGGCTTTTTCTTCTATGGGTTCTTAAATCGGATGTTGTTACCTTTAGGATTACATCATTTTCTATGGATGCCGCTATTTTATACACCGCTGGGGGGAACAGCAGAAATTGCTGGAGAAATGTACAATGGGGCATTCAATATCTGGTTAGCTGAACTAGGAAACGCAAGTCAGATTACGTCGATGCATCCATCAATTGGTTACTTAGCCAACTTTGGTTCGATTTCCTTACCGATTGGTATTGCCTTTGCTTTATGGAAAACAGCGAAACCGGAGAATAAAAAGAAAGTTGCCGGCATTTTGATTCCAACAGTCACTACGGCTTTTCTAGCTGGTGTAACAGAACCATTGGAGTTTCTATTCTTGTTTTTATCACCTGTTCTATGGTTCGCTCATTCCGTTGTCTATGGGCTAAGTATGTTGATCACGAACTTAGTAGGTATCAGTATTCAATTTGATACAGGAATCAATATGATTATCAATAGCTTCGCCTTTCCAGCACATTTAGGGCGACAATATTTGATTCCGCTCGTATTTATTGTCACAGCAGCATTGGAATATTTTGTATTCAAAACACTTATTGTAAAACTGGATATTCCGACATTAGGGCGAGAAAAATCCGAAGATGTAGAAGAATCGTCTGAAGAGGGGGACGTTGAACAAACGATGGATCTACCAGTGGTAGCTAACACTTTCGATCCACAAATCCAATACATCGTTGCAGGTCTAGGTGGGCCTGAAAATATCGCAAGTATGATGAATTGCTATACTCGTCTGCGGGTAGATGTGAAGGATGAGACAAAGGTAGACATGGCTATTTTAAATAATAAAGTGAAATCATCGGGAATTGTCGATAAAGGCAAACATATACAAATCGTCATTGGTATGGGCGTCGAAAAAGAGCGAGAAAAAGTCGAAGATTATTTAAATTATTTAACTACTACGCAAGCACAGTAA
- a CDS encoding TIGR00730 family Rossman fold protein: MNVAVYCGASKGNSPEYERVTRKLGEWIGSNEYQLVYGGGNAGLMGIIADSVLESGGKVTGIMPDFLAKRELAKKDVTSLMIVSTMHERKQKMIELSDVYIALPGGPGTVEEITEVISWGRIGQHVNPCVLMNHQGFFDPLKQQYQAMVNQGFLTKEDFDKILFANTLTEIQPFVDQYVPPKIREYK, translated from the coding sequence ATGAACGTTGCAGTATATTGCGGAGCAAGTAAGGGGAATTCCCCAGAGTATGAACGAGTGACGAGAAAATTAGGTGAGTGGATCGGCAGTAATGAGTATCAGTTAGTTTATGGCGGTGGCAATGCGGGCTTGATGGGGATCATTGCTGATTCAGTGCTTGAATCTGGTGGGAAAGTAACAGGGATCATGCCGGACTTTCTAGCAAAACGAGAACTCGCTAAAAAAGATGTCACCTCTTTGATGATCGTTTCGACCATGCACGAACGGAAACAAAAGATGATTGAATTATCAGATGTCTATATCGCTTTACCCGGTGGACCTGGAACGGTTGAAGAGATTACGGAAGTGATTTCTTGGGGAAGGATTGGACAGCATGTCAATCCATGTGTGTTGATGAATCATCAAGGTTTTTTCGATCCACTGAAGCAACAGTATCAAGCCATGGTCAATCAAGGCTTTTTGACTAAAGAAGATTTCGATAAAATTTTGTTTGCGAACACACTGACAGAGATTCAGCCGTTTGTGGATCAGTATGTTCCACCGAAAATCAGGGAGTATAAATAG